CAGGTGCGGCTGTTGCTGAAGCCTCGGGTGCAGTGGGTTGGGATTTGTGCTTTCAGTGGTTTAACTGCTGCTGCATTTAACTCGGGTGTGGTAAAGCCTTTATCGCCTGCCCAGCCACAGCATTGGATGTGTTCTGGAATGATTACTTCTTTAGCGCAGGCTTTTGCGAGTGTTAACATGTCTGCTTCTAGCCCCATGCGGCGTGAACTACAGGTGATGTGGAACATAACGGTTTCTTCAGTAGGCTTAATTGTCAGGTGCTCTAGTAGATATTTACTGACAAAGCCTGTTGGTTCTAATACTTCAAGTGGCTTATTAAATTGCTCGATACTTTGCTTAGCACAGGGACTGGTATCCATCAGTACTGGGTATTTTCCTTGTTCGGTTGCTTGCCACAAAACCGCTTCTAATTGCTTGGCTTTTTGTTTGGCTAAATCATTCATACCTTTACTGCCGTATGGCATACCGCAGCATTGTTCAGTGAGTTTGTTTGGGATAATGGCTTCATACCCAGCTTTATTTAACAATGAAAGTGTTACTTCAGTTAACGGGCGCTGATCTATGGCATCTGTTTGTTGCCCCATTACTCTGCTGGCGCAGGATGGCATATACACGACTTTTCTCTGATGTGATATATATGGGTTTAGTGGGGTTGTTAAATGATGTTTGTTGGGCTGTGGATATTCTGTCAACCAAATGGGTGTTGAACCTTTAGATAACGAGTGCAGTCCATTCACGAGTTTTCCAACGGTTTTATTGCCAAGGCTTTTACAAGCCAGTTGATTTACGCTTAAACCCATTTTAGCAATTTTGGTTGTGGAATCGAAATGTTCGGCAGTCCACTTGGCAATTAGCGTGTATTTTTTATATTTTTCTGTCCGAAGCTGTTTAATTAAGTCGCCAGTATTGATTTCAACAGGGCAGCGCTCAGCACAAAGCCCTGTAGCAGCACAGGTATCGATACCTTGGTAGTTAAATACTTTTTGCAGTTCAGATGCTTCTATATTTTCACCTGCGCGCTTACGTCGTTGTAGTTCTCGGAACAGGACTATACGTTGACGTGGAGAAAGGGAAAGAGTACGAGAGGGGCACACCGGCTCACAAAAACCACACTCAATACAACGGTCGACTAATTGATTAGCCGCTGGCATTGGCTTGAGGTTTTCAATATGTGAATGTGGATTGTCGTTAATAATAACACCAGGACTAAGAAGACCTTCTGGATCAAACAGCTTTTTAATTTGCTGCATGAGTTTGTAGCCTGCTTTACCCCACTCCAGCTCTACGTAAGGTGCCATATTTCGTCCAGTGCCATGTTCAGCTTTTAACGACCCCTGATATTTAACGGCTACCAATTCAGCAACTTCATCCATAAACTGGCCATAACGTTCTATTTCTTGCTGGCTATCAAACCCTTGGGTAAATACAAAATGTAAATTACCTTCTAATGCATGGCCGAAAATAATAGCTTCATGGTATTGATATTTATCAAATAGGATTTGTAAATCACGAACACCATTTGCTAAATTTTTTACCGGAAAAGCAACATCTTCAATAATAACTGTGGTACCAACCTGAC
This genomic interval from Spartinivicinus poritis contains the following:
- a CDS encoding FAD-binding and (Fe-S)-binding domain-containing protein, whose product is MVNANPTATYQQLESILATQIEGKRIITQEARCLAYGTDASFYRLIPKIILQLKNLEEVIFAIKSCRKLGIHYTFRAAGTSLSGQAISDSVLITLTDDWRGHQIIENGNQIMLQPGVIGADANKYLAPYQRKIGPDPASINTCKIGGIAANNASGMCCGTAQNSYQTVANMKIVFSDGTLLDTGNRENIASFKKSHPQFIEKLNQLCQQTRENKALTERIQHKYRLKNTTGYALNALVDYQDPIKVIEHLMIGSEGTLGFIAEITYNTVVEHPDKASALLVFATIEEACRAVTALSKMPVAAVEMMDGRALRSVADKPGMPKFIQHLDLEATAILIETHASTQQQLDSQCKLVIDSLTPFTIIESVPFTSNPTTVSTLWKIRKGMFPAVGAVRQVGTTVIIEDVAFPVKNLANGVRDLQILFDKYQYHEAIIFGHALEGNLHFVFTQGFDSQQEIERYGQFMDEVAELVAVKYQGSLKAEHGTGRNMAPYVELEWGKAGYKLMQQIKKLFDPEGLLSPGVIINDNPHSHIENLKPMPAANQLVDRCIECGFCEPVCPSRTLSLSPRQRIVLFRELQRRKRAGENIEASELQKVFNYQGIDTCAATGLCAERCPVEINTGDLIKQLRTEKYKKYTLIAKWTAEHFDSTTKIAKMGLSVNQLACKSLGNKTVGKLVNGLHSLSKGSTPIWLTEYPQPNKHHLTTPLNPYISHQRKVVYMPSCASRVMGQQTDAIDQRPLTEVTLSLLNKAGYEAIIPNKLTEQCCGMPYGSKGMNDLAKQKAKQLEAVLWQATEQGKYPVLMDTSPCAKQSIEQFNKPLEVLEPTGFVSKYLLEHLTIKPTEETVMFHITCSSRRMGLEADMLTLAKACAKEVIIPEHIQCCGWAGDKGFTTPELNAAAVKPLKAQIPTHCTRGFSNSRTCEIGLSHHSGIPYQSILYLVDEVSKGC